From the genome of Papaver somniferum cultivar HN1 chromosome 2, ASM357369v1, whole genome shotgun sequence, one region includes:
- the LOC113351560 gene encoding uncharacterized protein LOC113351560 — protein MKRKIFSAGLFNLCDFIKGRMMLRNCMAKSYKALEAQALQNLGESEDEDEDSDGSRTGSDGDSSSSDDESTESPEQPDTGAPNNTVESKENNVRGLTRLKKLKKNFDGEKHSGKYKQKSPASEHLPLSSPDNSQSKDKTELSTIGKCKLAHASLRNIIAWGSVLPSVPGQKVHGDPLRDDCVRVTVEKSILKNHCLPVPSTHLKTVEDAEKSIVAWPKEFVISCSSGHPLSDPGEHDSDPNDEYDSDPNTKKTKKKKPSYMKSGELKSRRSSKRLKTAA, from the exons ATGAAACGCAAAATATTTTCGGCGGGATTATTCAATCTGTGCGACTTTATAAAGGGCCGTATGATGTTGAGGAATTGCATGGCTAAATCTTATAAAG CCCTGGAGGCTCAAGCCTTGCAGAATTTAGGAGAGTCAGAGGATGAAGACGAAGATTCCGATGGTAGTCGCACCGGTTCCGATGGTGATAGCTCCAGTTCTGATGATGAATCGACTGAAAGTCCTGAACAGCCTG ACACAGGAGCTCCAAACAATACAGTAGAGTCTAAGGAGAATAATGTTCGAGGTTTAACAAGATTGAAGAAGCTAAAGAAAAATTTTGACGGCGAGAAGCAT tctggaaaatacaaacaaaagtctCCTGCATCTGAGCATCTACCCCTTAGTTCACCAGACAATTCTCAATCGAAAGACAAAACTGAACTTTCAACG ATTGGTAAATGCAAACTGGCTCATGCTTCACTGAGAAATATCATTGCATGGGGTTCGGTTCTTCCATCAGTGCCAGGTCAGAAGGTTCATGGAGATCCACTCCGGGATGATTGTGTCAGAGTGACGGTTGAAAAGTCGATATTAAAGAATCATTGTTTGCCAGTCCCATCTACTCATCTCAAAACAGTAGAGGATGCTGAAAAATCTATAGTAGCTTGGCCTAAAGAGTTTGTGATCTCTTGCTCTAGT GGCCATCCACTTTCAGACCCCGGTGAACATGATTCTGACCcaaacgatgaatatgattctgacccaaacactaagaagacaaagaagaagaaaccttcatatatgaagagcggggaactaaagtctcggagatccagcaagagactcaagactgcagcctaa
- the LOC113351561 gene encoding F-box protein At3g07870-like — protein sequence MGMNALPSDISLNIFSRLDVDSVLECKLVCKPWRNLIKNPSFARMHLARRKLMLQYHEDSYIQDFSDNASDTVQLGFLSLQQIGRSKSCTLHYLENHVDTKKKSYKFKNRKINIPPIMNITEFDSELFTINSCDGLICSTMCHHELNDPIHICNPLTIEYAYLPRFSEEANGAYEMMSGFGYSASTDEYKVVRIYLKRNEKWYFHVYILGNENNI from the coding sequence ATGGGTATGAATGCTCTTCCATCAGATATTTCATTGAATATATTTTCTCGTTTAGATGTTGATTCAGTTTTAGAGTGCAAACTGGTCTGCAAACCATGGCGCAATCTCATTAAGAATCCATCCTTTGCTCGAATGCACCTTGCTCGTCGTAAGTTAATGCTGCAATATCATGAAGATAGTTACATTCAGGATTTCTCAGATAATGCATCTGACACTGTTCAGTTGGGGTTCCTTTCATTACAACAAATTGGGAGATCTAAGAGTTGCACACTTCACTATCTTGAAAACCATGTGGATACTAAGAAGAAGTCTTATAAATTCAAGAATAGAAAGATCAACATTCCTCCAATTATGAACATCACGGAGTTTGATTCAGAACTTTTTACGATTAATTCGTGCGATGGGTTGATTTGTTCTACTATGTGTCACCATGAATTGAATGACCCTATTCATATATGTAACCCTCTCACCATAGAGTATGCTTATCTTCCGAGATTTAGTGAAGAGGCAAATGGTGCATATGAGATGATGAGTGGGTTTGGTTACAGTGCTTCAACTGACGAGTACAAAGTTGTTAGAATCTACCTTAAAAGGAACGAAAAATGGTATTTTCATGTGTATATTCTTGGCAATGAGAATAACATATGA